From Lycium ferocissimum isolate CSIRO_LF1 unplaced genomic scaffold, AGI_CSIRO_Lferr_CH_V1 ctg1250, whole genome shotgun sequence, a single genomic window includes:
- the LOC132041949 gene encoding two-component response regulator-like PRR37: MRGVRMDSNGPPTKRLVELNRHSIQDGQNGVRDGITGEGQGLSEEDESRINEDVEGGNETQRDLVQVRAVLQTQQQPPPGPLVRWDRFLPIRSLKVLLVENDDSTRHVVSALLRNCSYEVISVGYALEAWRILEDLTNHVDLVLTEVAMPYLSGIGLLSKIMNHKTRKNVPVIMMSANDSMGIVFKCLSKGAVDFLVKPIRKNELKNLWQHVWRKCHSSSGSGSESGIQTQKSTKSKSVEKSENSSDSNDKAENGSFDLDDRDGSDNGSGTQSSWSKRAVEVDSPQPMSPWNELAEDPPDSTCAQVIHSRPEALSATWVPAYATRECLNEKDELGNTRMGKDLNIGVSNVPELEGLTGKVRDGLAASMKDKDMELDPKDNEKMGRNLELNKETREDDLKNKDVGYMGDITNTCTPQVESTANEVPNDPSKITNINEIGTYDSKDMPSLELSLKQLRDVGENGTGVQERNILRHSDLSAFSRYNAGSTANQAPTGNVGSCSPVNNSSDVAKTESMHNLRSKSSSTPNQRSNGSSNNNDMGSSTNNFFIKPETLTDKPINKPAVNAHPCSAFQPVQHGHNSSHQPMVPGKQDAAKAALAQARAMHQKVQVQHHHHHYHHHHHHVLNLQQQQQLLNTDASSLRNAVEADPDCGTSDTVGTPVEGNAANYGSASGSNNGSNGQNGSSGQNGSSTAVVAEGTNMVAENETGEKCEIGSRSGSASRSGDHSAQRVAALIKFRQKRKERCFEKKVRYQSRKRLAEQRPRVRGQFVRQDADKSKSNDTNS, encoded by the exons ATGAGAGGAGTTCGGATGGACTCAAATGGTCCCCCAACTAAAAGGTTGGTGGAACTCAATCGTCATAGCATACAGGATGGACAGAATGGAGTAAGGGATGGAATTACTGGTGAGGGACAGGGGCTCTCAGAGGAAGATGAGTCAAGGATTAATGAGGATGTCGAAGGTGGGAATGAAACACAGCGAGATTTGGTACAAGTGCGGGCTGTTCTACAAACACAGCAGCAACCGCCTCCAGGGCCTTTGGTTAGGTGGGATCGTTTTCTTCCTATTAGATCCCTCAAGGTTCTGCTGGTGGAAAATGATGATTCAACTCGTCATGTTGTCAGTGCATTGCTGCGAAACTGcagttatgaag TTATATCTGTGGGCTATGCCCTTGAAGCATGGAGGATTCTAGAAGATCTAACTAACCATGTTGATCTTGTTCTAACGGAGGTGGCCATGCCGTATTTGTCAGGCATTGGTCTTTTGTCAAAGATTATGAACCACAAAACTCGGAAGAATGTTCCAGTGATTA TGATGTCTGCTAATGACTCTATGGGTATAGTCTTTAAGTGTTTGTCAAAGGGCGCAGTTGACTTTTTAGTGAAGCCTATTCGAAAGAATGAGCTTAAAAATCTCTGGCAGCATGTCTGGAGGAAATGCCATAGT TCAAGTGGAAGCGGAAGCGAAAGTGGTATACAAACTCAGAAGTCGACGAAATCTAAAAGTGTTGAAAAGTCAGAAAACAGCTCTGATAGCAATGATAAAGCTGAGAATGGGAGCTTTGATCTGGATGATAGGGACGGAAGTGACAATGGAAGTGGCACTCAG AGTTCATGGTCCAAAAGGGCTGTAGAAGTTGACAGCCCCCAACCCATGTCACCATGGAATGAATTGGCTGAAGATCCCCCTGATAGCACTTGTGCCCAGGTTATCCATTCAAGGCCAGAAGCACTTAGTGCTACCTGGGTGCCTGCATATGCCACCAGAGAGTGCCTCAATGAGAAGGATGAACTGG GAAATACTAGAATGGGTAAAGATTTGAACATAGGCGTCAGTAATGTTCCAGAGCTTGAAGGCCTAACAGGTAAAGTTAGGGATGGTTTAGCAGCTTCTATGAAGGACAAAGATATGGAATTAGATCCCAAGGATAATGAGAAAATGGGTAGAAACCTAGAGCTCAACAAGGAAACACGGGAAGATGACCTGAAGAACAAGGATGTTGGTTATATGGGTGACATAACCAACACATGTACGCCTCAAGTAGAAAGTACGGCCAATGAAGTTCCAAACGATCCTTCCAAGATCACAAACATCAATGAAATTGGCACCTATGACAGTAAAGACATGCCTTCACTTGAACTTAGTTTGAAGCAACTTCGAGATGTTGGAGAGAATGGGACTGGTGTGCAAGAGCGCAATATACTCAGACATTCAGACCTGTCAGCGTTCTCTAG GTATAATGCTGGTTCAACTGCTAATCAGGCTCCAACAGGAAACGTGGGCAGCTGTTCACCAGTTAATAATAGTTCAGATGTTGCAAAAACAGAATCAATGCATAACTTGCGATCTAAGTCAAGCAGTACCCCTAACCAGCGCTCAAATGGGAGTAGTAACAACAATGACATGGGCTCCTCGACCaataatttcttcatcaaaccaGAAACATTAACTGACAAGCCAATTAACAAGCCTGCAGTCAATGCCCATCCCTGTTCTGCATTTCAACCAGTGCAACATGGACATAATTCTTCTCATCAACCTATGGTTCCAGGAAAGCAAGATGCTGCAAAGGCAGCCCTGGCCCAAGCAAGGGCGATGCACCAGAAGGTTCAAGTTCAGCACCACCATCATCACTACCATCACCATCACCACCATGTGCTTAACTTGCAGCAGCAACAGCAACTGCTTAACACTGATGCTTCGTCTCTGAGAAATGCCGTTGAAGCTGATCCAGATTGCGGAACATCTGATACGGTAGGTACTCCTGTTGAAGGAAATGCGGCTAATTATGGAAGTGCATCAGGAAGTAACAACGGAAGCAATGGGCAAAATGGAAGCAGTGGCCAAAATGGGAGCAGCACTGCTGTAGTTGCTGAAGGAACAAATATGGTTGCTGAAAATGAAACTGGTGAAAAATGTGAAATTGGCAGTAGGAGTGGAAGTGCAAGCAGAAGTGGCGATCACTCGGCTCAAAGGGTGGCTGCCTTGATTAAATTCCGGCAAAAGAGGAAGGAGAGGTGCTTTGAGAAGAAG GTCCGGTACCAGAGTAGAAAGAGACTCGCAGAACAGAGGCCACGCGTACGAGGGCAATTTGTGCGTCAGGATGCAGACAAAAGTAAAAGCAATGATACAAATTCCTGA